A single genomic interval of Halichondria panicea chromosome 2, odHalPani1.1, whole genome shotgun sequence harbors:
- the LOC135332246 gene encoding transmembrane protein 53-A-like, whose amino-acid sequence MNSSLAKKILHVSGRFSKSFTSSAVLLKLPNNGRVYSPSHPSEHGAVALLVGWMASRNKVIEKYSTIYTQLGIPCVALAPNEQNVLFTSSGNKLCGAALETLEEMEKTRTNKRLPLSLIIHMFSGAGYAMFPKFLETWSQSDSILKTSVVPKCFIMDSGPTEFSIKAGVEAANLTYKQGGFNWVTYLIANAMGISTTILIGNQKRSLLGSALESDVLDIPQLYLHSETDTVATCEWVDKIMEGQRQRGRRVSSHCWEDTEHLKLYLEHKDEYTHHIHAFLKSCNVV is encoded by the coding sequence ATGAACTCAAGTTTGGCCAAGAAGATCTTACATGTATCTGGACGCTTCTCCAAGTCCTTCACATCGTCAGCAGTGCTATTGAAGCTGCCTAATAATGGCAGAGTCTACTCCCCCAGCCACCCCAGTGAGCATGGTGCGGTGGCTTTACTGGTAGGATGGATGGCCTCTAGAAATAAAGTCATTGAGAAGTACTCAACCATCTACACTCAACTTGGCATCCCTTGTGTGGCTTTGGCTCCTAATGAACAAAACGTGCTCTTCACAAGCAGTGGAAATAAACTATGTGGTGCTGCGTTGGAAACTCTCGAGGAAATGGAGAAAACTCGTACAAACAAACGTCTGCCATTGTCGTTGATTATTCACATGTTTTCTGGAGCTGGCTACGCTATGTTTCCCAAGTTTCTGGAAACTTGGTCTCAGTCTGATTCAATACTCAAGACAAGCGTGGTTCCTAAGTGCTTCATAATGGATAGCGGACCTACTGAGTTCTCCATCAAGGCCGGGGTTGAAGCTGCTAATCTGACGTACAAGCAAGGAGGGTTCAACTGGGTCACTTACCTCATTGCCAATGCCATGGGGATATCTACTACAATCCTTATTGGAAATCAAAAACGATCATTGTTAGGCTCTGCCCTTGAGTCTGATGTTCTGGATATTCCTCAACTGTACCTGCACTCAGAGacggacactgtggccacgtGTGAGTGGGTAGACAAGATAATGGAGGGACAACGACAGAGGGGGAGAAGGGTGTCCAGTCATTGCTGGGAGGACACAGAACATTTGAAACTTTATTTAGAGCATAAGGACGagtacacacatcacattCATGCTTTTCTTAAATCATGCAATGTTGTTTGA